The following coding sequences lie in one Capsicum annuum cultivar UCD-10X-F1 chromosome 5, UCD10Xv1.1, whole genome shotgun sequence genomic window:
- the LOC107872430 gene encoding MLP-like protein 34: MGVKGKLIASVEVKCGGSLIHELFHIHAHHVPNISPNIINHFEIHEGETVKVGSIVSWSYNEAGQKRFIKQQIEDIDPDKKLIRWKAIEGDVLESYNSFTIVTFSEHEWTTWVIEYEKKTEGTPEPLVQLGIVLDMTKDIDAHLLKT, encoded by the exons ATGGGTGTGAAAGGCAAGTTGATTGCATCCGTGGAAGTGAAGTGTGGAGGAAGCCTGATTCATGAACTTTTTCACATCCATGCTCATCATGTACCCAATATAAGCCCTAATATTATCAATCATTTTGAGATTCATGAAGGTGAAACCGTAAAGGTTGGTTCGATTGTTAGCTGGAGTTATAATGAGG CTGGACAAAAAAGGTTTATAAAGCAACAAATAGAAGACATCGATCCTGACAAGAAATTAATCAGATGGAAAGCCATTGAAGGAGATGTGTTAGAGTCGTATAATTCCTTTACTATAGTCACATTTTCTGAACATGAGTGGACTACATGGGTAATTGAGTACGAAAAGAAAACTGAAGGCACTCCAGAGCCCCTCGTTCAGCTGGGTATTGTCCTTGACATGACCAAGGATATAGATGCTCACCTTCTCAAGACATAA